The following coding sequences are from one Candoia aspera isolate rCanAsp1 chromosome 13, rCanAsp1.hap2, whole genome shotgun sequence window:
- the BCL2A1 gene encoding bcl-2-related protein A1, protein MESYNFLYVYTLAQDYLKYICQEPQLAAAPNRVAEVLRKAGSSVQREVEGNLRPYIDLLEVHSVEEASKIFSQVMENEFADGKTNWGRILTIFLLGGILAKKLKEPLAKENLEQVSHFITDYIINTKAKWINENGGWDNGFMTKFEEKGSWLSLSSLKTKILAVFSIFNQYHS, encoded by the exons atggaAAGCTACAACTTCCTTTATGTTTACACCTTGGCGCAAGATTACTTGAAATACATTTGTCAAGAGCCGCAGCTTGCGGCAGCCCCAAACAGGGTTGCCGAAGTCCTACGTAAAGCTGGATCGTCAGTTCAGAGAGAAGTTGAAGGCAACCTGAGACCATACATTGACTTACTGGAAGTTCACTCTGTGGAAGAAGCCAGTAAGATTTTCAGTCAAGTGATGGAGAACGAATTTGCTGATGGGAAAACTAACTGGGGACGCATTTTGACAATATTCCTGCTTGGTGGAATCCTGGCCAAAAAACTCAAAGAACCTTTGGCAAAAGAAAACCTGGAGCAAGTTTCCCATTTCATCACAGACTATATCATAAACACCAAAGCAAAGTGGATCAATGAAAATGGAGGATGG GACAATGGTTTTATGACAAAATTTGAGGAGAAAGGCTCCTGGCTATCCTTATCCAGTTTGAAGACAAAGATCTTGGCTGTGTTTTCCATCTTCAATCAATATCACTCATAA